One region of Anaeromyxobacter paludicola genomic DNA includes:
- a CDS encoding UDP-N-acetylmuramoyl-tripeptide--D-alanyl-D-alanine ligase produces the protein MNGPVFTQEELERATQGRFTGPAAARAEGVSTDTRTLAPGACFVALRGERFDGHDHLPEAQQAGAACAVVEEGRAAALAAGLARLDQGNGSPGLAGAGLPLLAVKDTLAALGALARFHRRRFRIPVVGVTGSNGKTTTREMVAAILATRGPVLRTEGNLNNEVGVPLTLFRLGAEHDAAVIEMGMSHPGEIRRLACIAEPQVGVVTNATAAHLEGLGSVDGVADAKAELWAGLPPGGIAVANADDPRMLKRAQASGKRVLTFASGRGRRGDVVALDLLSHGPEGLAFTLGIGNRELEVRLPLVGLHNMANAAAAAAAAVALGCSDREIVAGLAQVRTVGRRLRLEELPSGVLLVDDCYNANPASMQAALETLSQLAAERGGRPVAVLGDMLELGAAEEPSHRALGEQAARAGLKLLAAFGPRSRTTLAAARAAGLAEAASLHTEDLGELAREVRARLAPGDVLLVKGSRGNRLERLVEALNERRP, from the coding sequence ATGAACGGCCCGGTCTTCACGCAGGAGGAGCTCGAGCGCGCGACCCAGGGGCGCTTCACCGGCCCGGCCGCGGCGCGCGCCGAGGGCGTCTCCACCGACACCCGCACCCTCGCCCCGGGCGCCTGCTTCGTCGCGCTGCGCGGCGAGCGGTTCGACGGGCACGACCACCTCCCCGAGGCGCAGCAGGCCGGCGCCGCCTGCGCGGTGGTGGAGGAGGGGCGCGCCGCGGCCCTCGCCGCCGGCCTCGCCCGGCTCGATCAGGGCAACGGCAGCCCCGGCCTCGCCGGCGCCGGGCTCCCGCTCCTCGCCGTGAAGGACACGCTCGCCGCCCTCGGCGCGCTGGCCCGCTTCCACCGCCGCCGCTTCCGGATCCCGGTGGTCGGCGTGACCGGCTCGAACGGCAAGACCACCACCCGCGAGATGGTGGCCGCCATCCTCGCCACCCGCGGCCCGGTGCTCCGGACCGAGGGGAACCTCAACAACGAGGTGGGCGTGCCGCTCACGCTCTTCCGGCTCGGCGCGGAGCACGACGCCGCCGTGATCGAGATGGGCATGAGCCACCCCGGCGAGATCCGCCGGCTCGCCTGCATCGCCGAGCCGCAGGTCGGGGTCGTCACCAACGCCACCGCCGCCCACCTCGAGGGGCTCGGCAGCGTGGACGGGGTGGCCGACGCCAAGGCCGAGCTCTGGGCCGGGCTGCCGCCGGGCGGCATCGCCGTCGCCAACGCCGACGACCCGCGCATGCTGAAGCGCGCCCAGGCCTCCGGCAAGCGGGTGCTCACCTTCGCGAGCGGGCGCGGCCGGCGCGGCGACGTGGTGGCGCTCGACCTCCTCTCCCACGGGCCGGAGGGGCTGGCCTTCACCCTCGGCATCGGCAACCGCGAGCTCGAGGTGCGGCTCCCGCTGGTCGGGCTCCACAACATGGCCAACGCCGCCGCGGCGGCCGCCGCCGCGGTGGCGCTCGGCTGCAGCGACCGCGAGATCGTGGCGGGGCTCGCCCAGGTCCGCACCGTGGGCCGGCGGCTCCGGCTCGAGGAGCTCCCCTCGGGCGTGCTCCTCGTGGACGACTGCTACAACGCCAACCCGGCCTCGATGCAGGCCGCCCTCGAGACCCTCTCCCAGCTCGCCGCCGAGCGCGGCGGCCGGCCGGTGGCGGTCCTCGGCGACATGCTCGAGCTCGGGGCGGCCGAGGAGCCGTCGCACCGCGCCCTGGGCGAGCAGGCCGCCCGGGCCGGGCTGAAGCTGCTCGCCGCCTTCGGCCCGCGCTCGCGGACCACCCTCGCCGCCGCCCGCGCGGCCGGCCTCGCCGAGGCCGCTTCGCTCCACACCGAGGACCTGGGCGAGCTCGCGCGCGAGGTGCGCGCCCGGCTCGCGCCCGGCGACGTCCTCCTCGTCAAGGGCAGCCGCGGCAACCGCCTCGAGCGGCTCGTCGAGGCCCTGAACGAGCGCCGCCCATGA